The following are encoded in a window of Mycobacterium vicinigordonae genomic DNA:
- a CDS encoding amidohydrolase family protein: MIEHADGTQTPVIDASVHIFFPSNRDLRSFLREPFKSRGFPDYEMDWYGAPGGEYAPNTEGPERGRSYPGSDPEFVANELFSKRGVDVAILHPMGRGIMPDRHLGSALHAAHNEMMVSRWLDSAEFGDRFRGTIRVNPDDIAGALREVERYRDHPRVVQIGVPLQSREVYGKPQFWPLWEAAAAANLPVAVHIESGSGIGFAPTPSGNTRTYEQYVSFMALNYLYHLMNMIAEGVFERFPTLKFVWADGAADFVTPFMWRMDTFGRPHLEQTPWAPRIPSDYLPGHVYFIQGAMDGPGDAEFAGEWFGFTGKEDMVMFGSSYPHWQCADIRGLPTALSSEQREKLCWRNAAQLYGIDIPAGVGAQ, translated from the coding sequence GTGATCGAACACGCTGACGGCACACAAACGCCGGTCATCGACGCCAGCGTGCACATCTTCTTCCCGTCCAACAGGGACCTCCGCAGCTTCCTGCGCGAGCCGTTCAAGAGCCGCGGCTTTCCCGACTACGAGATGGACTGGTACGGGGCGCCGGGCGGTGAATACGCGCCCAACACCGAAGGACCGGAGCGCGGCCGCAGCTACCCTGGTTCGGACCCGGAATTCGTTGCCAATGAACTGTTTTCAAAGCGCGGAGTGGACGTGGCGATCCTGCACCCGATGGGGCGCGGCATCATGCCAGACCGCCACCTCGGCAGCGCCCTGCACGCCGCGCACAACGAGATGATGGTGTCGCGCTGGCTGGATTCAGCGGAGTTCGGGGACCGGTTCCGCGGCACCATCCGGGTCAATCCCGACGACATCGCCGGCGCGCTGCGCGAAGTCGAGAGATACCGCGACCATCCCCGGGTGGTCCAGATCGGGGTGCCGCTGCAGTCCCGCGAGGTCTACGGGAAACCGCAGTTCTGGCCGCTGTGGGAGGCCGCGGCGGCCGCGAATCTCCCGGTTGCCGTACACATCGAGTCCGGCTCGGGCATCGGATTTGCGCCGACCCCGTCCGGCAACACCCGCACCTACGAGCAGTACGTCAGCTTCATGGCGCTCAACTACCTCTATCACCTGATGAACATGATCGCCGAGGGTGTGTTCGAACGCTTCCCGACGCTGAAATTCGTATGGGCCGACGGGGCCGCCGATTTCGTGACGCCGTTCATGTGGCGGATGGACACCTTCGGACGGCCGCACCTGGAACAGACGCCGTGGGCGCCGCGCATACCCAGCGACTATCTGCCCGGCCACGTGTACTTCATCCAGGGCGCGATGGACGGACCCGGCGACGCCGAGTTCGCCGGTGAGTGGTTCGGCTTCACCGGCAAAGAAGACATGGTGATGTTCGGGTCTAGCTATCCGCATTGGCAGTGCGCCGACATCCGCGGACTGCCCACGGCCCTGTCATCAGAGCAGCGCGAAAAGTTGTGCTGGCGCAACGCGGCACAGCTCTACGGGATAGACATCCCGGCCGGGGTGGGCGCACAGTAG
- a CDS encoding amidohydrolase family protein: protein MTVTQSSTHTSKRVPPAERIAVRCVDSDVHPAPKRGELVQYIPEPWRSKYFLTRQVGEQIYYDAPDYAHSYAMRVDAFPANGEFPCSDPDLAFRQLIMEAGSDIAILEPAAYPARIPEAQHAMAVALNEWQANHWLDSHNNWHQRWRGSICAAIEDPDASVQEIEKWAGHPYMAQILIKAEPRPSWGNPKYDPIWAAATKHDITVSCHLSRSHYDELPTPPVGWPSYNHDFMVTYSLLAANQVMSLIFDGVFDRFPTLRIVFVEHAFTWILPLMWRMDSIYQARKSWVDIKRKPSEYVKDHIKFTTQPLDYPEDKTELTRALEWMECEKILLFSSDYPHWTFDDPRWLVKHLPKAARDAVMYKNGIATYHLPETVPVLEGQVRVL, encoded by the coding sequence ATGACCGTGACTCAGTCCAGCACCCATACGTCGAAGCGGGTTCCGCCCGCCGAGCGCATCGCCGTCCGATGCGTAGACTCCGATGTCCACCCCGCACCCAAGCGCGGCGAACTCGTCCAGTACATCCCGGAGCCCTGGCGCAGCAAGTACTTCCTCACCCGCCAAGTCGGCGAGCAGATCTACTACGACGCACCCGACTACGCGCACAGCTACGCAATGCGCGTGGACGCCTTCCCAGCCAATGGCGAATTCCCCTGCAGCGACCCGGATCTGGCATTCCGCCAGCTGATCATGGAAGCCGGCTCCGACATCGCGATCTTGGAGCCGGCGGCCTACCCAGCGCGGATCCCCGAGGCGCAGCACGCAATGGCGGTGGCGTTGAACGAGTGGCAGGCCAACCACTGGCTGGACAGCCACAACAACTGGCACCAGCGGTGGCGCGGCTCGATCTGTGCCGCAATCGAGGACCCGGACGCATCCGTGCAGGAGATCGAGAAGTGGGCCGGACACCCCTACATGGCACAGATCCTGATCAAGGCCGAACCCCGGCCGTCCTGGGGCAATCCGAAATACGACCCGATCTGGGCCGCCGCCACCAAGCACGACATCACGGTCAGCTGCCACCTGTCGCGCAGTCACTACGACGAGCTTCCGACCCCGCCGGTGGGCTGGCCTAGCTACAACCACGATTTCATGGTCACGTACTCGCTGCTGGCCGCAAACCAGGTGATGAGCCTGATCTTCGACGGCGTGTTCGACCGCTTCCCGACGCTGCGGATCGTGTTCGTCGAGCACGCGTTCACCTGGATCCTGCCGCTGATGTGGCGCATGGATTCGATCTACCAGGCCCGCAAGTCGTGGGTGGACATCAAGCGCAAGCCGTCCGAATACGTCAAGGACCACATCAAGTTCACCACCCAGCCGTTGGACTACCCGGAGGACAAGACGGAGCTGACCCGCGCGCTGGAGTGGATGGAGTGCGAGAAGATCCTGCTGTTCTCCTCGGACTATCCCCACTGGACCTTCGACGACCCGCGCTGGCTGGTCAAGCACCTGCCCAAGGCGGCGCGAGACGCGGTGATGTACAAGAACGGCATCGCGACCTACCACCTCCCCGAGACCGTTCCGGTGCTCGAGGGTCAGGTACGGGTGCTCTGA
- a CDS encoding Rieske (2Fe-2S) protein — protein sequence MTPEENGAVAKPQSRLAQGREHIVATVDEIPPGTHKLVPIGRHGVGVYNVNGTFYAIANYCPHQGGPLCSGRARGRTIVDESAPGDAIMVRDLEYIYCPWHQWGFELATGTTAVKPEWSIRTYPVRVIGNDVVVMA from the coding sequence TTGACTCCTGAAGAAAACGGGGCGGTCGCCAAGCCCCAATCTCGACTTGCCCAAGGCCGCGAACACATCGTCGCCACCGTCGACGAAATACCCCCCGGCACACACAAACTAGTGCCCATTGGACGTCATGGCGTCGGTGTTTACAACGTCAACGGCACTTTCTACGCCATCGCGAATTACTGCCCGCACCAAGGCGGTCCGCTGTGTTCGGGACGAGCGCGCGGACGCACCATCGTCGACGAGTCTGCTCCCGGCGACGCAATCATGGTGCGCGACCTGGAATACATCTATTGCCCTTGGCACCAATGGGGTTTCGAATTAGCGACGGGCACCACCGCGGTTAAACCGGAGTGGAGCATCCGCACCTACCCGGTCCGCGTGATCGGCAACGACGTGGTGGTGATGGCGTGA
- a CDS encoding alpha/beta fold hydrolase → MASIEINGGNVVYEILGESGDLIVLTPGGRFSKEIEGLRPLADALAAGGYRVLLWDRPNCGASDVQFYGQSESHMRAETLHNLVTGLGFERCILAGGSGGARDSMLTTMLYPEMVTKLVVWNIVGGVYGTFVLGSFYIVPSILAVRGTGMDGVIKVQEWRDRIAQNPANKQRFLDFDKDEFLKIQLRWLNAFVSKPGQTIPGVEDEMFDRIKVPTLIIRGGENDLDHPKRTSLEVSCLIKGSKLIDPPWPEDAWERASEDRAAGRVKHFNMFDTWVLAAPPILEFLGR, encoded by the coding sequence GTGGCTTCCATCGAGATCAACGGTGGCAACGTCGTATACGAAATCCTCGGCGAATCGGGCGATCTCATCGTCCTGACACCGGGTGGCCGGTTCAGCAAGGAGATCGAGGGCCTACGGCCGCTGGCCGACGCGCTAGCCGCCGGCGGCTACCGGGTGCTGCTGTGGGACCGACCGAACTGCGGTGCGTCCGACGTGCAGTTCTACGGCCAGAGCGAATCGCACATGCGCGCCGAGACATTGCACAACCTGGTGACGGGCCTAGGTTTCGAAAGGTGCATCCTTGCCGGGGGATCGGGCGGCGCAAGGGATTCCATGCTCACCACCATGCTGTACCCCGAGATGGTGACCAAGCTGGTGGTCTGGAACATCGTCGGTGGCGTCTACGGCACGTTCGTGCTGGGGTCCTTCTACATTGTGCCGAGCATCCTGGCGGTGCGCGGCACCGGCATGGACGGCGTGATCAAGGTCCAGGAATGGCGTGACCGCATCGCGCAGAATCCGGCCAACAAACAGCGGTTCCTCGACTTCGACAAAGACGAGTTTCTAAAGATCCAGCTGCGTTGGCTCAACGCGTTCGTCTCCAAGCCGGGACAGACCATCCCGGGCGTCGAAGACGAGATGTTCGACCGCATCAAGGTTCCCACGCTGATCATCCGCGGCGGCGAGAACGACCTGGACCACCCCAAGCGCACGTCGCTGGAAGTCAGCTGCCTGATCAAAGGTTCAAAGTTGATCGATCCGCCATGGCCGGAGGACGCCTGGGAACGCGCCTCCGAGGACCGGGCGGCGGGCCGCGTCAAACACTTCAACATGTTCGACACGTGGGTGCTGGCCGCCCCGCCCATCCTAGAATTCCTGGGCCGGTGA
- a CDS encoding NADH-ubiquinone oxidoreductase-F iron-sulfur binding region domain-containing protein, translated as MTTTDALFLTTAWPGCPPRLLSAGREDLAAYRDGGGYRPLANAEQLLAEVEAGGLLGRGGAAFPLAVKLHAVRTNGARYGAPVVVANGEEGEPTSIKDRWLLRNRPHLVIDGLRLAAAVVAAQRAYVFVSDAESARSVETALGELDPSWLDGVSVDVVTVGPGYVAGEETAAVNAINGGPTKPTDKPPRPFEVGVGGRPTLVSNVETLANLVYLQFHGAAQFRSQGTAQSPGTFLATITGAGRPAVLYELPHGVPFTEVIALHGISAEKVRGVLMGGYFAGLLNRRVLDTTLDHETIRGIGSGLGCGAISVIVDECPVAVAASVLAYFDRENAGQCGSCFNGTAAMAAAAGALRDGLAATEDLDRLRRWSVVLRGRGACGTLDAACNIAASLLDQFPDEVSHHLAGTCADCQRGAYRADRPYQAAG; from the coding sequence ATGACGACGACAGACGCGTTGTTCCTCACCACCGCCTGGCCCGGCTGCCCGCCGCGCCTGCTCAGCGCGGGTCGGGAGGATCTGGCGGCCTACCGCGACGGTGGCGGATACCGCCCACTGGCCAACGCCGAACAGTTGCTTGCCGAAGTCGAGGCCGGCGGACTGCTTGGGCGCGGCGGCGCGGCCTTCCCGCTGGCGGTGAAGTTGCACGCTGTCCGCACCAACGGTGCCAGGTACGGCGCCCCAGTCGTCGTAGCGAACGGCGAAGAGGGAGAACCGACTTCGATCAAGGACCGGTGGCTGTTGCGCAACCGTCCGCACCTGGTCATCGACGGTCTTCGGCTGGCAGCGGCGGTCGTGGCAGCCCAGCGAGCCTACGTCTTCGTGTCGGACGCCGAGTCGGCGCGCAGTGTCGAGACGGCACTCGGCGAACTCGACCCGAGCTGGCTCGACGGAGTTAGCGTCGATGTCGTCACGGTCGGGCCCGGCTACGTCGCCGGGGAAGAAACCGCCGCCGTAAACGCGATCAATGGCGGCCCCACCAAGCCCACCGACAAGCCGCCGCGCCCGTTCGAGGTCGGTGTCGGAGGCCGGCCCACGCTGGTGAGCAACGTCGAGACGCTGGCCAATCTGGTTTATCTGCAATTCCACGGCGCCGCGCAGTTCCGTTCGCAGGGCACCGCGCAGTCGCCGGGAACATTCCTGGCCACCATCACCGGCGCCGGCCGGCCAGCCGTCCTCTACGAGCTGCCGCACGGGGTGCCGTTCACCGAAGTGATCGCGTTGCACGGGATCTCAGCCGAGAAGGTGCGCGGGGTGTTGATGGGCGGCTATTTCGCCGGATTGCTCAACCGCCGCGTACTGGACACCACACTGGATCACGAGACTATTCGCGGGATCGGCAGTGGGCTGGGCTGCGGGGCGATCTCGGTGATAGTCGACGAGTGCCCGGTGGCGGTCGCTGCATCGGTGCTGGCTTACTTCGATCGCGAGAACGCCGGGCAGTGCGGTTCTTGCTTCAACGGCACGGCGGCCATGGCGGCAGCCGCCGGGGCACTGCGGGACGGGTTGGCGGCCACCGAGGATCTGGACCGATTGCGCCGCTGGTCGGTGGTGTTACGCGGCCGCGGGGCCTGCGGGACGCTGGACGCCGCCTGCAATATCGCGGCCTCGCTGCTCGACCAGTTCCCCGACGAGGTCAGCCACCACCTTGCTGGCACCTGCGCGGACTGTCAGCGCGGCGCGTACCGCGCCGACCGTCCCTACCAGGCAGCGGGGTGA
- a CDS encoding ferredoxin — translation MKIRLDRTVCDGFGLCAKHAPEYFSLDDWGYACLVGNGDVPQQDRDAVMRALLDCPVHAITEVGEPKPSIPHPQLHDEDDPASRVKTESNEAEWGFIR, via the coding sequence ATGAAGATCCGGTTGGATCGCACTGTGTGCGACGGTTTCGGCTTGTGCGCCAAGCACGCTCCCGAATACTTCTCCCTCGACGACTGGGGCTACGCCTGCCTCGTCGGTAACGGCGATGTTCCCCAACAAGATCGTGATGCGGTGATGCGCGCGTTGCTGGACTGCCCGGTGCACGCCATCACCGAGGTCGGCGAGCCCAAGCCCAGCATCCCCCATCCGCAGTTGCATGACGAAGACGACCCTGCGTCGAGGGTCAAGACCGAATCCAACGAAGCCGAGTGGGGATTCATCCGCTGA
- a CDS encoding thiolase C-terminal domain-containing protein, producing MSAAPGRPLPQITDENEFFWTAGADGQLRFQECRGCQALIHPPAPVCRYCRSRDLGVRDVSGRATLAGFTVNHRFSVPGMPAPYVIAEVAIAEDPRVRLTTNIVESDPEQLRLGQQVQVVFEHVEDVWLPLFRTVPDAELGALPDDEIAPERFGEHVRPMLTAEKFEDQVALTGIGMSKISRRQMLPPLSLTVDACEAAIADAGLTFDDIDGLSTYPGGGNLGGFGEGGVTALEAALGIRPTWHNGGIETFGPGGSVIAAMLAVSAGLARHVLCFRTLWEATFNEQMKRGKIVPSGGRTTSWQWPFGATSAAHTLALNAQRHFHRYGTTKETLGWIALNQRANAALNPTAVYRDQMTMDDYLNARPITTPFGLYDCDVPCDGAIAVIVSAVDAARDLAKPPVLVEAVGTQIVERIDWDQSTLTHEPQVLGQSAHLWTRTSMRPADVDVAELYDGFTMNCLSWIEALGFCGIGEAREFLDGGKNIARDGLIPLNTHGGQLSHGRTHGMGLMHEAVSQLRGEAGERQVAGARVAVVSSGGLTPSGVILLRTDA from the coding sequence GTGTCAGCTGCACCGGGTCGCCCGCTGCCCCAGATCACGGACGAGAACGAATTCTTCTGGACCGCGGGCGCCGACGGCCAGTTGAGGTTCCAGGAATGCCGGGGCTGCCAAGCGCTGATCCATCCGCCCGCACCGGTGTGCCGCTACTGCCGCTCCCGCGACCTGGGCGTGCGCGATGTCTCAGGTCGGGCGACCCTGGCCGGGTTCACCGTCAACCACCGCTTCAGTGTCCCGGGAATGCCCGCGCCTTACGTGATCGCGGAGGTGGCCATCGCCGAGGACCCGCGCGTCCGCCTGACAACCAACATCGTGGAGTCCGATCCCGAGCAGCTGCGGCTGGGCCAGCAGGTGCAGGTGGTCTTCGAACACGTCGAGGACGTGTGGCTACCGCTGTTCCGCACGGTCCCCGACGCCGAACTCGGCGCGCTCCCCGACGACGAGATCGCGCCGGAACGCTTCGGCGAGCACGTCCGCCCGATGCTGACCGCAGAAAAGTTCGAGGACCAGGTCGCGCTCACCGGTATTGGCATGTCGAAGATCAGCCGCCGGCAAATGCTGCCACCGCTGTCGCTCACAGTCGACGCTTGCGAGGCCGCGATCGCCGACGCCGGGCTGACGTTCGACGACATCGACGGCCTGTCCACCTACCCCGGCGGGGGCAACCTCGGCGGATTCGGCGAGGGCGGGGTGACCGCGCTGGAAGCAGCCCTCGGCATCCGGCCCACGTGGCACAACGGCGGTATTGAGACGTTTGGACCGGGCGGATCCGTGATCGCGGCCATGCTCGCGGTATCCGCCGGTCTGGCCCGACACGTGCTGTGTTTCCGGACGCTGTGGGAAGCCACCTTCAACGAACAGATGAAGCGGGGCAAGATCGTCCCGTCCGGAGGCCGGACCACCAGCTGGCAATGGCCATTCGGCGCAACCTCGGCGGCACACACCTTGGCGCTCAACGCACAGCGCCACTTTCATCGGTATGGAACCACGAAGGAGACGTTGGGCTGGATCGCTCTGAACCAGCGCGCCAACGCCGCGCTCAACCCGACCGCGGTTTATCGCGACCAGATGACCATGGACGACTACCTCAACGCCCGGCCTATCACCACGCCGTTCGGACTGTACGACTGCGACGTGCCGTGCGACGGCGCTATCGCCGTCATCGTCTCGGCCGTCGACGCTGCCCGCGACCTGGCCAAGCCGCCGGTCCTGGTGGAAGCGGTGGGGACGCAGATCGTCGAACGCATCGACTGGGACCAAAGCACGTTGACCCATGAGCCGCAGGTACTGGGACAGTCCGCGCACCTGTGGACACGTACGTCGATGCGCCCCGCCGACGTCGACGTCGCCGAACTGTACGACGGGTTCACCATGAACTGCCTATCTTGGATCGAGGCACTGGGATTCTGCGGCATCGGTGAAGCCCGCGAATTCCTGGACGGCGGCAAGAACATCGCCCGCGACGGCCTGATCCCGCTCAACACCCACGGCGGGCAACTCTCGCACGGCCGCACGCACGGCATGGGTCTGATGCACGAGGCGGTCAGCCAGTTGCGCGGCGAGGCCGGCGAGCGCCAGGTCGCCGGCGCCCGCGTCGCCGTGGTCAGCAGCGGCGGCCTCACACCCAGCGGCGTGATCCTGCTCAGGACCGACGCGTGA
- a CDS encoding alpha/beta fold hydrolase: MSGIVAEAQEQSEPKAVIVAIHGGGTSAVYFDCPGHPELSLLRLGASLGFTVIAIDRPGHGSSAAYPEAVQTPAQRVDLAYGAVERILGEHPRGAGLFLLGHSGGCELATRMAADDRGAALLGLELGGTGRRYHDAAKQIMKAAAVKERPPGTRELLWEPTRLYPPDILLGVTNSSSAPPYERDVALNWPHRYFPELAPAVRVPVRFSLGEHDNVFRSDPTALAEIAEMFETAPSFVTELHAEAGHNLSLGHSAANYHRKVFAFVDQCVTARGDATGPAGAREAG, encoded by the coding sequence ATGTCCGGGATCGTCGCCGAGGCGCAGGAACAATCGGAGCCCAAGGCTGTCATTGTGGCCATCCACGGCGGCGGTACCAGCGCCGTGTACTTCGACTGCCCCGGTCACCCGGAGTTGTCGCTGTTGCGGTTGGGAGCATCCCTGGGATTCACCGTGATCGCGATCGATCGACCGGGACACGGCAGCTCCGCCGCATATCCGGAGGCGGTGCAGACCCCCGCCCAGCGTGTCGACCTCGCCTACGGCGCCGTCGAACGAATCCTGGGTGAGCACCCGCGCGGTGCAGGGTTGTTCTTGCTAGGTCATTCGGGTGGGTGTGAACTGGCCACCCGGATGGCGGCCGATGACCGCGGTGCAGCGCTGCTAGGTCTGGAACTCGGCGGCACCGGGAGGCGATACCACGACGCCGCCAAACAGATCATGAAGGCGGCCGCGGTCAAGGAACGGCCACCGGGGACGCGCGAGCTGCTGTGGGAGCCGACCCGCCTGTATCCCCCTGACATCCTGCTCGGCGTCACTAATTCGTCGTCAGCTCCGCCCTATGAGCGGGACGTGGCGCTCAACTGGCCACACCGTTATTTCCCGGAGCTGGCTCCCGCGGTCCGGGTGCCGGTGCGGTTCAGCCTCGGCGAGCACGACAACGTCTTTCGGTCCGATCCGACCGCACTCGCAGAAATCGCCGAGATGTTCGAGACGGCGCCGTCTTTCGTCACCGAATTGCATGCCGAAGCCGGGCACAATCTAAGCCTCGGTCATTCCGCAGCCAACTACCATCGCAAGGTCTTCGCGTTCGTGGACCAGTGCGTGACAGCGCGCGGTGACGCCACCGGCCCAGCTGGTGCACGGGAAGCCGGTTGA
- a CDS encoding cytochrome P450 — MTKSKVVFDPFSEDFFNGAWDTYRRMQEEAPVYYSEEYDFYALTRHADVAAGLKNFETYSSAFGIDLSMVRTGKPPEQKSIIFMDPPDHRHMRSLLNKVFTPRAIQSQREMVGQKIDKYLSKVDPENFDVVQDFSGPFPVEVITTMLGVPEENAQRIRYLIDESLHREPGQVEVGDRGMQANIETGMLYYDLLQQRRAKPQDDLFTKLINAEITREDGQTTKLDDIEIAGFATLLGGAGAETVTKLIGNAPVVFARFPDEWRKLLDDRSKIPAAVEELLRYEAPSQYQVRCSVKDVELHGVTIPAMKPVFLINGAANRDPEAWTDPDTFNIDRDAHEALNLSFGYGIHSCLGAALARMESVIALDKLLDFMPRYEVDWDNCNRVQMQNVAGWKNVPVRVLS; from the coding sequence ATGACCAAATCGAAGGTCGTCTTCGATCCGTTCTCCGAGGACTTCTTCAACGGCGCCTGGGATACCTATCGGCGCATGCAAGAGGAAGCGCCGGTCTACTACAGTGAGGAGTACGACTTTTACGCACTGACCCGTCACGCCGACGTGGCCGCGGGATTGAAGAACTTCGAAACCTACTCCTCGGCCTTCGGCATTGACCTGTCGATGGTGCGCACCGGCAAACCGCCGGAGCAAAAGTCGATCATCTTCATGGACCCGCCGGACCACCGACACATGCGCAGCCTGCTCAACAAGGTGTTCACCCCCCGCGCGATCCAGTCCCAGCGCGAGATGGTCGGTCAGAAGATCGACAAATACCTCAGCAAGGTGGATCCCGAAAACTTCGATGTGGTGCAGGACTTCTCCGGACCGTTCCCGGTCGAAGTGATCACCACGATGCTCGGCGTGCCGGAGGAGAATGCCCAGCGGATCCGCTACTTGATCGACGAGTCATTGCATCGCGAACCCGGGCAGGTCGAGGTCGGTGACCGCGGCATGCAAGCCAACATCGAAACGGGGATGCTCTACTACGACCTTTTGCAGCAACGCCGCGCCAAACCGCAGGACGATTTGTTCACCAAGTTGATCAACGCCGAGATCACCCGCGAGGACGGCCAGACAACCAAGCTTGACGACATCGAAATCGCCGGATTCGCAACGCTATTGGGCGGCGCGGGCGCCGAGACCGTCACCAAGTTGATCGGCAACGCGCCGGTGGTATTCGCGCGATTCCCCGACGAGTGGCGCAAGCTGCTCGACGACCGCAGCAAGATACCAGCGGCGGTCGAAGAGTTGTTGCGCTACGAGGCACCATCGCAGTACCAGGTCCGTTGCTCGGTCAAAGACGTTGAGCTGCACGGTGTCACGATCCCGGCCATGAAGCCGGTGTTCCTGATCAACGGGGCAGCCAACCGCGACCCCGAAGCCTGGACCGACCCAGACACGTTCAACATCGACCGCGACGCTCACGAGGCGCTGAACCTGAGCTTCGGCTACGGGATTCACAGTTGCCTCGGCGCGGCGCTGGCCCGGATGGAAAGCGTAATCGCCCTGGATAAGCTGCTCGACTTCATGCCCCGCTACGAAGTGGACTGGGACAACTGCAACCGCGTGCAGATGCAGAACGTCGCGGGCTGGAAGAACGTACCGGTGAGGGTGCTGTCATGA
- a CDS encoding ferredoxin produces MRIEVDWDLCESNGVCMGIIPEVFELGDDDMLTVHRTEVTPDIEEQVREAVRQCPRQAISLVEE; encoded by the coding sequence ATGAGAATTGAAGTCGACTGGGATCTGTGCGAAAGCAATGGCGTGTGCATGGGCATCATCCCCGAGGTATTCGAACTCGGCGACGACGACATGCTCACGGTGCACCGAACCGAGGTCACGCCGGACATCGAGGAGCAGGTCCGCGAAGCCGTTCGGCAGTGCCCTCGGCAGGCGATTTCGCTTGTCGAGGAATAG
- a CDS encoding ferredoxin, with the protein MKIWVDDGFCRGHGMCLTLCPEVFTLTDDGYAEAITSDIPPEFEAATREAIECCPEQAIKER; encoded by the coding sequence ATGAAAATTTGGGTCGACGACGGGTTCTGCCGCGGGCATGGCATGTGCCTAACGCTGTGTCCGGAGGTGTTCACCCTCACCGACGATGGCTACGCCGAGGCGATAACCTCAGATATCCCACCGGAATTCGAGGCTGCCACCCGCGAGGCCATCGAATGCTGTCCTGAGCAGGCGATCAAGGAGCGCTGA
- a CDS encoding cytochrome P450, with amino-acid sequence MVNDLTELDFFRDKQLIKDPYPYYEALRQQCPVTREEHHGVTMVTGWEEACAVLNDAETWSSCISVTGPFPGFPVSLEGLGDSDLTELIEQNRDKLPFSDQLPTLDPPTHTNHRSLLMRLITPKRLKENEDAMWALADQVLDDFLAPGKGEFIKGFAGPFTLLVIADLLGVPMEDRDKFVKGIREHSGGGIGGTGKEALAHSPLEFLYGLFSDYVRDRRREPRDDVLTGLATATYPDGSIPEVEDVARVASNVFSAGQETTVRLLGAALQTLGERPDIQTQLRRDRSLIPNFIEESLRIESPVKGDFRMNRVPVNVGGVDLPSGTTVMVVQAAANRDPRRFEDPATFDPARKNARQHISFGRGIHSCPGAPLARAETRVAIERLLDRTSDIRVDEQVHGPANDRRYHYVPTYILRGLTDLHLEFTPA; translated from the coding sequence ATGGTGAATGACCTCACCGAGCTGGACTTTTTCCGTGACAAGCAGCTGATCAAAGATCCCTACCCGTATTACGAGGCCCTTCGTCAGCAGTGCCCCGTCACACGCGAGGAGCACCACGGCGTCACCATGGTGACCGGCTGGGAAGAAGCCTGCGCCGTGCTGAACGACGCCGAGACGTGGTCGTCGTGCATCTCGGTGACGGGCCCGTTCCCTGGATTCCCGGTGTCCCTGGAAGGTCTGGGCGACTCGGACCTCACAGAGCTGATCGAGCAGAACCGCGACAAACTGCCGTTCAGCGACCAGCTGCCCACCCTGGACCCCCCCACGCACACCAACCATCGCTCGCTGCTGATGCGGTTGATCACCCCCAAGCGCCTCAAGGAGAACGAGGACGCGATGTGGGCGCTGGCCGATCAGGTACTCGACGACTTCCTGGCGCCGGGCAAAGGCGAGTTCATCAAGGGGTTCGCCGGGCCGTTCACGCTGCTTGTCATCGCCGATCTGCTGGGCGTGCCGATGGAGGACCGGGACAAGTTCGTCAAGGGCATTCGCGAGCACTCGGGTGGCGGTATCGGCGGCACCGGGAAGGAAGCGCTGGCGCACAGCCCGCTGGAATTCCTCTACGGCCTGTTCTCCGATTATGTCCGGGATCGTCGTCGTGAGCCCCGCGACGACGTGCTCACCGGCCTGGCCACGGCCACCTATCCCGACGGATCCATACCGGAAGTCGAAGACGTTGCGCGCGTAGCCAGTAACGTCTTCTCGGCCGGCCAGGAGACCACCGTCCGGCTGCTCGGAGCCGCGTTGCAGACGCTCGGGGAACGACCCGACATCCAGACGCAGTTGCGTAGGGACCGCAGCCTGATCCCCAACTTCATCGAGGAATCGCTGCGCATCGAGAGCCCGGTCAAGGGCGACTTCCGGATGAACCGGGTGCCGGTCAACGTCGGTGGCGTCGACCTGCCCTCGGGGACCACGGTGATGGTCGTGCAAGCGGCGGCCAACCGAGACCCGCGTCGCTTCGAAGACCCCGCAACCTTCGATCCGGCCCGTAAGAATGCCCGGCAGCACATCTCGTTCGGGCGTGGCATTCACAGCTGCCCGGGCGCCCCGTTGGCGCGGGCCGAAACCCGGGTCGCGATCGAGCGGCTGCTGGACCGCACCTCCGACATCAGGGTCGACGAACAGGTGCACGGACCGGCGAATGATCGCCGCTACCACTATGTGCCGACGTACATCCTGCGTGGTCTGACCGATCTGCACCTAGAGTTCACGCCAGCATGA